From a single Solanum dulcamara chromosome 4, daSolDulc1.2, whole genome shotgun sequence genomic region:
- the LOC129885226 gene encoding F-box/kelch-repeat protein At3g23880-like produces MEKSLYTDQIINKILLHLPVKPLVRFRSVCKSWRTLIDDPIFIDTHRTKMDIVSKNLRLFQIVYQLYPNEGLRSWCYAGSPCDELIHPGFPVTNTKQCTYELVGSCNGLICFLTNFLHGKKEINLWNPSMRKYRALPNSRFSPERQRHAPNYGFGFDGRGDHKMVKITYIDNRLKNEKKQWSEVEVYSLNHDSWKKIGDCFPSQYYYVRGDTIFFNGCIHWLTQREYGKIRPRRLPIVSFDVAKEVFHEFWLPNPTEREANCISSLHGSLSVCAKSTSSVDNSVLNIEIWLMKEYGIEESWMKLYVTRMDEELSGPIIPLRVLDYGAEAIVYINKNVFLYDHENEEFEDFGIWANGIGVPYVTSYMESLIWVDPIIVESTTPIGQNVATIANIEIEANDKLENTTSKKNTKQDGNCVIL; encoded by the coding sequence ATGGAGAAATCATTATACACAGATCAAATCATAAACAAGATTTTATTGCATTTACCCGTGAAACCTCTCGTTCGATTTCGATCCGTTTGTAAATCATGGCGTACTCTAATCGACGATCCAATTTTCATCGACACACATCGAACGAAAATGGATATCGTTAGCAAGAATTTGCGTCTTTTCCAAATTGTGTACCAATTATATCCCAACGAGGGGCTTCGATCGTGGTGTTACGCGGGAAGCCCGTGCGACGAGCTAATTCATCCGGGCTTCCCCGTAACAAACACAAAGCAATGTACCTATGAATTGGTGGGTTCGTGTAACGGACTAATTTGTTTCCTCACTAACTTCTTACACGGtaaaaaagaaatcaatttaTGGAACCCGTCGATGAGGAAATATAGGGCGTTGCCCAATTCAAGGTTCTCCCCGGAACGTCAGAGGCACGCGCCTAATTACGGGTTCGGTTTCGATGGTCGTGGCGATCACAAAATGGTAAAAATTACTTACATTGACAATagattaaaaaatgaaaagaaacaaTGGTCAGAAGTTGAGGTGTatagtttaaatcatgattCCTGGAAAAAAATCGGGGATTGTTTTCCTTCACAGTATTATTACGTCCGAGGGGACACGATTTTCTTCAATGGGTGCATCCATTGGCTTACGCAGCGCGAATACGGAAAAATTCGTCCAAGAAGGTTACCGATCGTTTCATTCGACGTGGCGAAAGAAGTGTTTCATGAATTTTGGCTCCCGAACCCTACAGAACGGGAAGCCAATTGTATAAGCTCGTTGCATGGATCACTCTCCGTTTGTGCAAAATCGACTTCATCGGTCGATAATAGTGTTTTAAATATCGAGATTTGGTTAATGAAAGAATACGGAATAGAAGAGTCGTGGATGAAGTTATACGTGACAAGGATGGATGAAGAGTTGTCCGGGCCTATAATACCCTTGAGAGTGTTGGATTATGGTGCAGAGGCAATTGTGTACATAAACAAAAATGTGTTTTTGTATGATCATGAAAATGAAGAATTTGAAGATTTTGGGATTTGGGCAAATGGAATTGGAGTTCCTTATGTGACTTCTTATATGGAGAGTTTGATTTGGGTTGACCCAATTATAGTTGAATCAACTACTCCAATTGGACAAAATGTGGCTACAATTGCAAATATAGAAATTGAGGCAAATGACAAGCTAGAGAATACAACTAGCAAAAAGAATACTAAGCAAGATGGTAATTGTGTAATCCTATGA
- the LOC129885227 gene encoding xyloglucan O-acetyltransferase 1 isoform X1 — MDTINPLKDQPHSIPLRKLLLWALYALLPIITIFHLIAYPFPLSLSQSKQSLAITTSSSTPSKGTIHKIKEIGNASVEISCDYSNGNWVHDKLGPLYTKCDTIKEGQNCITHGRPDNDYLYWRWKPKNCQLPRFDPKKFLQLFKNKNLAFVGDSLARNQLESLLCMLSTFSPHDLVFSHGEENKFRKWYFPSHNVNVSIYWSPFLVKGVEKSDKTYYNTLFLDSVDEKWAIDLGQMDLVVFSFGHWYLHSAVYYYGDKVLGCHSCSGLNYTEVGFYDVYGKAFETTFKTIIDRRGGKNKNAGILDVIVTTFSPAHFEGEWDKYGACSKTKPYDAKEKEKLEWMDAEMRETSIKQVNIAKKEAAHGKNVRFEVVDVTKLAYLRPDGHPGPYMHPFPFANRIEERVQNDCVHWCLPGPIDTWNEILMQMIKKMDSPI, encoded by the exons ATGGATACAATAAATCCATTGAAAGACCAACCTCATTCAATTCCCTTGAGGAAGTTATTGCTTTGGGCTTTGTATGCACTTCTTCCTATAATTACTATTTTTCACTTAATTGCCTATCCTTTTCCCCTCTCACTTTCTCAATCTAAACAATCATTAGCCATCACCACCTCTTCTTCAACTCCATCAAAAGGTACAATACATAAAATCAAAG AAATAGGAAATGCTAGTGTAGAAATTTCATGTGACTATAGCAATGGCAATTGGGTTCACGACAAGTTAGGCCCTTTGTACACAAAATGTGACACTATCAAAGAGGGACAAAATTGCATAACACATGGAAGACCTGATAATGACTATCTTTATTGGAGATGGAAGCCAAAAAATTGTCAACTTCCAAgatttgatccaaaaaaatttcTTCAACTATTTAAAAACAAGAATTTAGCATTTGTTGGTGATTCACTAGCTAGAAATCAATTGGAATCATTACTTTGTATGTTATCCACTTTTAGTCCTCACGACTTAGTTTTTAGTCATGGTGAGGAAAATAAGTTTAGGAAATGGTATTTTCCTTCACATAATGTGAATGTATCAATATATTGGTCACCTTTTCTTGTTAAAGGGGTTGAAAAATCAGACAAGACATACTATAACACACTGTTTTTGGACTCTGTTGATGAGAAATGGGCTATTGATTTAGGACAAATGGATTTGGTTGTGTTTTCATTTGGACATTGGTACTTGCATTCAGCTGTTTATTATTATGGTGACAAAGTGCTAGGTTGTCATTCTTGTTCTGGTTTGAATTACACTGAGGTtggattttatgatgtttatggcAAGGCATTTGAGACAACTTTTAAGACAATAATTGATAGGAGGGGAGGCAAAAACAAAAATGCTGGAATACTTGATGTGATTGTGACAACATTTTCACCAGCACATTTTGAAGGTGAATGGGACAAGTATGGGGCATGTTCTAAGACAAAGCCTTATGATGCAAAGGAGAAAGAGAAGCTTGAATGGATGGACGCGGAGATGAGGGAAACATCGATAAAACAAGTGAACATTGCGAAAAAGGAAGCTGCTCATGGGAAGAACGTGAGGTTTGAGGTTGTGGATGTGACTAAGTTGGCGTATTTGAGACCGGATGGTCATCCGGGACCTTATATGCATCCTTTTCCATTTGCTAACAGGATTGAGGAACGCGTACAGAATGATTGTGTTCATTGGTGTTTGCCAGGGCCTATCGATACGTGGAACGAGATTTTGATGCAAAtgatcaagaaaatggacaGCCCAATTTAG
- the LOC129885227 gene encoding xyloglucan O-acetyltransferase 1 isoform X2: protein MDTINPLKDQPHSIPLRKLLLWALYALLPIITIFHLIAYPFPLSLSQSKQSLAITTSSSTPSKEIGNASVEISCDYSNGNWVHDKLGPLYTKCDTIKEGQNCITHGRPDNDYLYWRWKPKNCQLPRFDPKKFLQLFKNKNLAFVGDSLARNQLESLLCMLSTFSPHDLVFSHGEENKFRKWYFPSHNVNVSIYWSPFLVKGVEKSDKTYYNTLFLDSVDEKWAIDLGQMDLVVFSFGHWYLHSAVYYYGDKVLGCHSCSGLNYTEVGFYDVYGKAFETTFKTIIDRRGGKNKNAGILDVIVTTFSPAHFEGEWDKYGACSKTKPYDAKEKEKLEWMDAEMRETSIKQVNIAKKEAAHGKNVRFEVVDVTKLAYLRPDGHPGPYMHPFPFANRIEERVQNDCVHWCLPGPIDTWNEILMQMIKKMDSPI from the exons ATGGATACAATAAATCCATTGAAAGACCAACCTCATTCAATTCCCTTGAGGAAGTTATTGCTTTGGGCTTTGTATGCACTTCTTCCTATAATTACTATTTTTCACTTAATTGCCTATCCTTTTCCCCTCTCACTTTCTCAATCTAAACAATCATTAGCCATCACCACCTCTTCTTCAACTCCATCAAAAG AAATAGGAAATGCTAGTGTAGAAATTTCATGTGACTATAGCAATGGCAATTGGGTTCACGACAAGTTAGGCCCTTTGTACACAAAATGTGACACTATCAAAGAGGGACAAAATTGCATAACACATGGAAGACCTGATAATGACTATCTTTATTGGAGATGGAAGCCAAAAAATTGTCAACTTCCAAgatttgatccaaaaaaatttcTTCAACTATTTAAAAACAAGAATTTAGCATTTGTTGGTGATTCACTAGCTAGAAATCAATTGGAATCATTACTTTGTATGTTATCCACTTTTAGTCCTCACGACTTAGTTTTTAGTCATGGTGAGGAAAATAAGTTTAGGAAATGGTATTTTCCTTCACATAATGTGAATGTATCAATATATTGGTCACCTTTTCTTGTTAAAGGGGTTGAAAAATCAGACAAGACATACTATAACACACTGTTTTTGGACTCTGTTGATGAGAAATGGGCTATTGATTTAGGACAAATGGATTTGGTTGTGTTTTCATTTGGACATTGGTACTTGCATTCAGCTGTTTATTATTATGGTGACAAAGTGCTAGGTTGTCATTCTTGTTCTGGTTTGAATTACACTGAGGTtggattttatgatgtttatggcAAGGCATTTGAGACAACTTTTAAGACAATAATTGATAGGAGGGGAGGCAAAAACAAAAATGCTGGAATACTTGATGTGATTGTGACAACATTTTCACCAGCACATTTTGAAGGTGAATGGGACAAGTATGGGGCATGTTCTAAGACAAAGCCTTATGATGCAAAGGAGAAAGAGAAGCTTGAATGGATGGACGCGGAGATGAGGGAAACATCGATAAAACAAGTGAACATTGCGAAAAAGGAAGCTGCTCATGGGAAGAACGTGAGGTTTGAGGTTGTGGATGTGACTAAGTTGGCGTATTTGAGACCGGATGGTCATCCGGGACCTTATATGCATCCTTTTCCATTTGCTAACAGGATTGAGGAACGCGTACAGAATGATTGTGTTCATTGGTGTTTGCCAGGGCCTATCGATACGTGGAACGAGATTTTGATGCAAAtgatcaagaaaatggacaGCCCAATTTAG